A stretch of Kyrpidia spormannii DNA encodes these proteins:
- the trxA gene encoding thioredoxin, giving the protein MSKEVTDATFASRVEQVAGPVLVDFWAPWCGPCRMLAPVLDELEKEWAGKLEIYRLNVDDNPSTAGRFGIMSIPTLLLFKNGQVVQQVIGYQNKARLSATLRPHLS; this is encoded by the coding sequence ATGTCGAAAGAAGTGACGGATGCCACGTTCGCCAGTCGAGTCGAGCAGGTGGCCGGGCCGGTATTGGTGGACTTTTGGGCGCCTTGGTGCGGGCCTTGCCGGATGTTGGCTCCAGTTCTTGATGAACTTGAAAAAGAATGGGCTGGAAAACTGGAGATTTATCGGTTGAATGTCGACGATAATCCGAGCACGGCGGGCCGTTTCGGAATCATGAGCATCCCCACCCTGCTCTTGTTCAAAAATGGGCAGGTGGTCCAGCAGGTGATCGGTTATCAGAACAAAGCCCGCTTGTCGGCGACCCTTCGGCCCCATTTGAGCTAA
- the proC gene encoding pyrroline-5-carboxylate reductase encodes MIEKNLSFLGAGAIAEALIRGLLDAGAARADRIRVANRWNGQKKDSLARRYGVVAVERPEAIRRGEVLILAMKPKDAGDALVEVRDHLQGQPLILSVLAGIPTEWIERQLGGQIPVIRAMPNTSCRVRESATALAPGRYATAEQMNLAEQIFAAVGRVVVVPESQMDAVTGLSGSGPAYVYYLAEALMASGREMGLDEKVCRGLVEQTLYGAALMLRNTEESPETLRRQVTSPGGTTEAGIQVLELRHVAEALREAVRRAAERSRELQEAFAESAASEADG; translated from the coding sequence ATGATCGAGAAGAATCTATCTTTTCTCGGCGCTGGGGCGATTGCCGAGGCATTGATTCGGGGATTGTTGGATGCCGGGGCGGCCCGGGCGGACCGGATTCGGGTCGCCAATCGCTGGAACGGGCAAAAAAAGGACAGCCTGGCTCGGCGGTACGGCGTGGTGGCGGTGGAGCGCCCTGAAGCGATTCGCCGGGGCGAGGTGCTGATTCTGGCCATGAAACCGAAAGACGCCGGAGACGCGTTGGTCGAGGTGAGGGATCACCTGCAGGGCCAGCCCCTGATCCTTTCGGTTTTGGCTGGCATTCCGACGGAATGGATCGAGCGGCAGCTCGGGGGACAGATTCCAGTCATCCGGGCCATGCCAAACACCTCTTGTCGGGTGAGGGAATCGGCCACGGCCCTGGCCCCGGGCCGTTACGCAACGGCGGAACAGATGAATCTGGCGGAACAGATCTTTGCTGCTGTCGGCCGAGTGGTGGTGGTGCCAGAAAGCCAGATGGATGCGGTCACGGGGTTGTCGGGAAGCGGTCCCGCTTACGTATATTACCTGGCTGAAGCACTGATGGCATCGGGCAGGGAGATGGGTTTGGACGAGAAGGTATGCCGGGGGTTGGTGGAACAGACGCTTTACGGAGCGGCGCTCATGCTCCGCAATACCGAGGAGTCGCCGGAGACCCTGCGGCGGCAAGTCACCTCCCCGGGAGGGACCACGGAAGCGGGAATCCAGGTGTTGGAGCTGCGCCACGTGGCGGAGGCCCTCCGGGAGGCGGTGCGAAGGGCGGCGGAGAGGAGCCGGGAGTTGCAAGAGGCTTTTGCTGAGTCTGCGGCCTCGGAGGCCGATGGGTAA
- a CDS encoding nicotinate phosphoribosyltransferase produces MSFPLLFDFYELTMAYGYFRAGIHERTAVFDLFYRKGPFEHPYVLFVGLEGVLQGIENFRFGEDEIRYLQSVAPQIRDEQFWDLLRRFRFHGTIYAPEEGTVMFPREPMLRVEGKLFEVQLLETMLLTYVNHQSLIATAAHRMVEAAAGKPVIEMGARRAQGVDAAIDGARAAYIGGVSKTATTEAGRRFGIPITGTMAHSFVLAFHRDVQSPDQAKEAELEAFTAYAEAFPDQCLLVVDTTDVERSGLPNAIAVFRKLREKGYEPIGVRIDSGDLAYLSRVCRKALDEAGFPGAQIIASSDLDEFVIRDLLAQGAPIDAFGVGTNLITARSDPALGGVYKLAAIEWEENGERHLSTPIKLSENPTKVTLPGRKNVVRLLKDGQFVGDLIILEDEEDPKGPLRMIHPEYRWKQKVVTDYEAIRLLRPVYRDGRRLIDKITPDTARQTAAQSLAQLSPEHRRLHMPHEPHVDLSDALYERWMAEIHRRRMEKVQ; encoded by the coding sequence GTGAGTTTTCCGCTGCTCTTTGATTTTTACGAACTGACGATGGCCTATGGGTATTTTCGCGCCGGAATCCACGAGCGCACAGCTGTATTCGATCTTTTTTACAGAAAGGGACCCTTCGAGCACCCGTACGTCCTTTTCGTCGGCCTGGAGGGGGTCCTGCAAGGTATCGAGAATTTTCGTTTCGGAGAGGACGAAATCCGATATTTACAAAGTGTAGCCCCTCAGATCCGAGACGAGCAATTCTGGGACTTGTTGCGCCGCTTTCGATTTCACGGGACAATCTACGCGCCCGAAGAAGGAACGGTGATGTTTCCCCGGGAACCCATGCTGCGGGTGGAGGGGAAATTATTCGAGGTTCAACTTTTGGAAACGATGCTCCTTACGTACGTGAACCATCAGAGCCTCATCGCCACCGCCGCTCACCGGATGGTGGAGGCAGCCGCCGGCAAACCTGTGATCGAAATGGGAGCCCGCCGGGCCCAAGGGGTGGACGCCGCCATCGACGGGGCCCGGGCCGCATACATCGGGGGAGTCAGTAAAACCGCGACAACTGAAGCGGGACGCCGATTCGGGATACCCATTACGGGAACCATGGCCCATAGCTTTGTTCTCGCTTTTCACCGTGACGTCCAGTCTCCGGATCAGGCGAAGGAAGCGGAACTTGAGGCTTTTACCGCCTACGCCGAGGCATTTCCCGACCAATGTCTTCTTGTCGTAGACACCACCGACGTGGAGCGCAGTGGCTTGCCCAACGCCATTGCTGTGTTCCGAAAGCTCCGGGAGAAGGGATACGAACCGATTGGGGTGCGCATCGACAGCGGGGACCTCGCCTATCTGTCCCGAGTCTGTCGAAAGGCTCTGGATGAGGCCGGGTTTCCGGGCGCCCAGATTATCGCTTCCTCGGATCTGGATGAGTTCGTTATTCGAGACCTTTTGGCCCAAGGCGCGCCCATCGACGCCTTTGGCGTCGGGACGAACTTGATCACCGCGCGGTCCGACCCCGCATTGGGCGGAGTCTACAAGCTGGCGGCAATTGAATGGGAGGAAAACGGGGAACGCCACCTGAGCACCCCGATCAAACTCTCGGAAAACCCCACCAAGGTCACCTTGCCCGGCCGCAAGAACGTGGTGCGCCTTTTGAAGGATGGACAGTTTGTCGGCGACCTCATCATTTTGGAGGACGAAGAAGACCCAAAAGGTCCTCTGCGAATGATTCATCCGGAATATCGCTGGAAACAAAAGGTGGTCACCGATTACGAAGCCATCCGACTGCTCCGCCCGGTGTACCGCGACGGTCGTCGACTGATCGATAAGATTACGCCGGATACAGCCCGACAGACGGCTGCCCAATCCTTGGCACAGCTCTCGCCGGAGCACCGGCGGCTCCACATGCCCCACGAACCCCACGTCGATCTGTCAGATGCCCTTTACGAGCGCTGGATGGCAGAGATCCATAGGCGCCGGATGGAGAAAGTCCAGTAG
- a CDS encoding DUF294 nucleotidyltransferase-like domain-containing protein, with the protein MDRQLFDRIDEAGTPVDLRRLHAAAVRTITDPRMLSTFHDRLFCRVVALAEEALERDGWGLAPARYCWLELGSGARREQMISTDQDNALVYDSPEGAEHAVEGYFAEMARRVVGGLDDAGYPLCRGYVMAVNPRWRGTPEQWARRIQGYLDYPDWSNVRLLLIAADQRPACGDAGLGHRVRKGVVSALRDARYALWSAADHGWRVGRAALTALGRLRTGAEERQGMVDIKTGLYAPLVGSVRLWALRAGIEEPGTRERIEVLEKSGLWSAEEARAAAEALRICLALRWKRHRDCLLADRPPDDWVDPAELPRDMVDQLFRALSATRALQKRTYQYFQHLYRRG; encoded by the coding sequence GTGGACCGACAACTGTTTGATCGGATCGATGAGGCCGGCACCCCGGTGGATTTGCGGAGGCTCCATGCTGCGGCGGTCCGAACGATTACAGACCCCCGTATGCTGTCGACCTTCCATGACCGTTTATTCTGCCGCGTCGTCGCATTGGCTGAGGAAGCTTTGGAACGGGACGGCTGGGGTCTGGCCCCCGCTCGTTACTGTTGGCTTGAACTTGGCAGCGGGGCCAGGCGAGAGCAGATGATCAGCACCGACCAGGACAATGCCCTGGTTTACGACTCGCCCGAAGGAGCCGAACATGCCGTGGAAGGCTATTTTGCAGAGATGGCCAGGCGCGTGGTCGGGGGGCTGGATGACGCGGGGTACCCTCTGTGCCGGGGCTATGTCATGGCGGTGAACCCCCGGTGGCGGGGCACACCAGAACAATGGGCCCGCCGGATCCAGGGATACCTGGATTACCCGGATTGGAGCAATGTACGGCTGTTGTTAATTGCCGCCGATCAGCGTCCGGCCTGCGGAGACGCGGGGCTCGGTCATCGCGTGAGGAAAGGGGTTGTTTCCGCCCTTCGGGATGCCCGCTATGCCCTGTGGTCGGCGGCAGATCACGGCTGGCGGGTTGGGCGGGCGGCCCTGACCGCCCTGGGGCGCCTCCGTACCGGGGCCGAGGAGCGGCAGGGGATGGTGGATATCAAAACCGGGTTATACGCCCCTTTGGTGGGCAGCGTCCGACTTTGGGCCCTGCGGGCGGGGATCGAGGAACCGGGGACCCGCGAGCGGATCGAGGTACTCGAAAAGAGCGGACTTTGGAGTGCTGAAGAGGCTCGGGCGGCGGCTGAGGCCCTTCGGATCTGCCTTGCCCTTCGCTGGAAAAGGCATCGGGATTGTCTCCTCGCAGACCGGCCGCCGGATGATTGGGTGGATCCTGCGGAGTTGCCGCGGGACATGGTGGACCAGCTTTTCCGGGCTCTGTCTGCGACCCGGGCCCTTCAGAAACGAACCTATCAGTATTTTCAGCATCTCTACCGGCGGGGGTGA
- a CDS encoding 3'-5' exonuclease: MKPQRLGWFQRLLKNRDVTALLAASAEGSVATEAALRQMVREINRRDIWEEPLDRLTYVVFDTETTGFDWRTDALIEIGAVRVENGQVREDQTFSSLIALEPGRRVPEVVRRITGLSEQELWRAPKVQDVLSRFMAFSSDAVLVAHHAGHDVNFLNVPLNQFYGIELPRRVVDTAQVARRLWPDSGEATLDYLIERMAIPPLTRHRALNDALLTARIWSVFLTLFTRKGLTKWGEFFTWMKTDVVIGDEY, translated from the coding sequence GTGAAGCCGCAGCGTCTGGGATGGTTTCAACGGCTGTTGAAAAATCGCGATGTCACGGCACTGCTCGCCGCGTCCGCTGAGGGTTCTGTTGCCACTGAGGCGGCTCTGCGCCAAATGGTCCGGGAAATCAACCGCCGGGATATCTGGGAAGAGCCCTTGGATCGCTTGACCTACGTGGTGTTTGATACGGAAACCACGGGGTTCGATTGGCGTACCGACGCCTTGATTGAGATCGGTGCCGTACGGGTGGAAAATGGGCAAGTCCGCGAAGATCAAACGTTCTCATCACTGATCGCTCTTGAACCCGGTCGCCGAGTCCCGGAGGTGGTCCGGCGGATCACCGGGCTGAGTGAACAAGAACTCTGGCGAGCTCCCAAAGTCCAAGACGTATTGTCGCGGTTCATGGCGTTTTCCTCAGACGCTGTTTTGGTCGCTCATCACGCCGGACACGATGTTAATTTCCTTAACGTTCCATTAAACCAATTCTACGGCATTGAGTTGCCCCGTCGGGTCGTGGACACCGCCCAAGTGGCCCGGCGACTGTGGCCCGACAGCGGCGAGGCCACTTTGGACTATCTCATTGAACGCATGGCGATTCCGCCGCTGACTCGTCACCGGGCTTTGAACGACGCCCTGTTGACTGCCCGGATATGGAGTGTATTTCTCACCTTATTTACAAGAAAAGGTCTGACAAAATGGGGAGAGTTTTTTACGTGGATGAAAACGGACGTTGTTATTGGTGATGAATATTGA
- a CDS encoding ammonium transporter, with protein sequence MIKWARWGFLPALVLLAPSVVLAADPTVKDVAQAVDTVWVAVTAFLVFFMQAGFALLEAGSTRMKNAGHIAGKNILSFGLAALVFWAVGFAISFGQGNAFVGTQGWFLNVSDDMVNQVFGSLSYSDVPLGAKYMFEVVFAGVSLAIFWGGIAERAKLIVYFIFGILFSALIYPVVAHWIWGGGWLSGLGMQDFAGSTVVHLQGGVAALVGAMLLGPRIGKYGKDGSVHSLPGHNTVYSVLGVIILWFGWFGFNPGSTLSALNVSFAYIAMTTNLAAAAGGVAALLTAWAVLGKPDIPMMLNGVLAALVAITASCAFVEPWAAVVIGAVAGVVMVLSVQFFERVARVDDPVGAFSVHGVAGIWGTLSTGFFASPDLVKSVGVGAPGLFYGGGLHQLGVQAAGVLAAGVYVFVVSFIILYAIKATVGLRISREEEIIGLDVSEHGASGYPEQLPHGGEFSQGGSSGTRATPTA encoded by the coding sequence ATGATCAAATGGGCGAGATGGGGGTTCCTGCCGGCTCTGGTCCTTCTCGCACCGTCTGTGGTCTTGGCGGCGGATCCGACCGTCAAGGATGTCGCCCAGGCGGTGGACACAGTGTGGGTTGCGGTGACCGCGTTCTTGGTGTTTTTCATGCAGGCCGGTTTTGCCCTGTTGGAGGCCGGATCGACCCGAATGAAAAATGCCGGCCACATCGCCGGGAAAAACATCTTGAGTTTTGGCTTGGCGGCGCTGGTCTTCTGGGCGGTGGGGTTTGCCATCAGTTTTGGGCAGGGAAATGCGTTCGTCGGAACTCAGGGGTGGTTTCTCAACGTCAGTGATGATATGGTGAATCAAGTTTTCGGTTCGTTGTCTTACAGCGACGTCCCCCTTGGCGCCAAGTACATGTTTGAAGTCGTGTTCGCAGGGGTATCACTGGCTATCTTTTGGGGCGGCATCGCCGAACGGGCTAAACTGATCGTGTACTTCATTTTCGGGATTTTGTTTTCAGCCCTCATCTATCCCGTTGTGGCGCACTGGATTTGGGGCGGCGGCTGGCTGTCCGGTCTCGGGATGCAGGATTTTGCCGGATCGACGGTGGTCCATCTTCAAGGCGGAGTCGCGGCTCTGGTGGGGGCGATGCTGCTCGGTCCGCGCATCGGCAAATACGGCAAGGATGGCAGCGTTCATTCCCTGCCCGGGCACAATACCGTATACTCCGTCCTCGGCGTCATCATCCTGTGGTTCGGCTGGTTCGGGTTCAACCCCGGCAGCACCTTGTCGGCATTGAACGTTTCTTTTGCGTATATCGCTATGACGACCAATCTGGCGGCGGCAGCCGGGGGCGTGGCGGCGTTGTTGACCGCGTGGGCCGTTCTCGGTAAGCCGGACATTCCAATGATGCTCAACGGGGTCCTAGCTGCTTTGGTGGCCATCACGGCGAGTTGCGCGTTTGTGGAGCCCTGGGCGGCAGTGGTCATCGGGGCGGTGGCCGGGGTGGTCATGGTCCTCTCGGTGCAGTTTTTTGAGAGGGTAGCCCGGGTGGACGATCCGGTGGGAGCCTTTTCGGTTCACGGTGTGGCCGGGATCTGGGGGACTTTGTCCACGGGGTTTTTTGCATCTCCGGATTTGGTGAAATCTGTGGGCGTCGGCGCGCCGGGCCTGTTCTACGGCGGCGGGCTGCACCAGCTTGGCGTGCAGGCGGCCGGGGTACTGGCGGCCGGGGTGTATGTGTTCGTGGTGTCGTTCATCATTCTCTATGCGATCAAGGCCACCGTTGGTCTGCGGATCAGCCGGGAAGAGGAGATCATCGGCCTGGATGTCAGTGAACACGGCGCATCGGGGTATCCGGAACAACTGCCCCACGGCGGTGAGTTCTCCCAAGGGGGATCTTCCGGAACTCGCGCGACACCCACGGCTTGA
- a CDS encoding DODA-type extradiol aromatic ring-opening family dioxygenase, with the protein MNPAYFIAHGAPTLAIENNPYTQLLQSVASRFPKPKAVLLFTAHWESPVQLIGAPEQFGMIYDFFGFPDDLYRIVYPAQGAPEVAEEARTLLDEAGIPAKIDRGRGLDHGAWVVLRLLFPHADVPVATLSVNPALPPEKQYAIGRALAPLRRDALILGSGGTVHNLWSLDWSREQDGLPADWAQSFDDWLRDRIENWDTRALFRYKSEAPYAHMAVPRNEHFVPLLIAMGSADGDRAARRLCQYYQYGSLSLSCWEFGTSGM; encoded by the coding sequence GTGAACCCGGCGTATTTCATTGCCCATGGAGCCCCCACTTTGGCCATTGAAAACAACCCATACACACAGCTTCTGCAAAGCGTTGCTTCCCGTTTTCCAAAACCCAAGGCGGTGCTCCTATTCACCGCCCACTGGGAATCTCCCGTGCAGCTCATTGGCGCCCCCGAGCAATTCGGGATGATCTACGATTTTTTCGGATTTCCCGATGACCTTTATCGGATTGTCTACCCCGCCCAAGGAGCGCCGGAAGTGGCCGAAGAAGCTCGAACCCTTCTTGACGAGGCTGGTATTCCCGCCAAAATCGATCGAGGCCGCGGGCTCGATCACGGCGCCTGGGTGGTGCTTCGCCTCCTGTTCCCCCATGCGGACGTGCCCGTGGCGACCCTGTCCGTCAATCCCGCCCTACCCCCGGAAAAGCAGTACGCCATCGGTCGGGCCCTCGCTCCCCTTCGTCGGGACGCGCTGATCCTAGGCAGCGGTGGGACGGTGCACAATCTGTGGTCTCTCGATTGGAGCCGAGAACAAGACGGACTTCCGGCAGACTGGGCGCAGAGCTTTGACGACTGGCTACGAGATCGGATCGAGAATTGGGACACCCGAGCACTTTTTCGCTATAAGTCCGAGGCCCCTTATGCCCACATGGCCGTTCCGCGAAACGAACATTTTGTTCCTCTCCTGATCGCCATGGGTTCGGCCGACGGGGACCGCGCGGCCCGGCGATTATGCCAGTATTACCAATATGGGTCCTTGAGCCTCAGTTGTTGGGAGTTCGGCACCAGCGGAATGTGA
- a CDS encoding PCYCGC motif-containing (lipo)protein, translated as MRRSKILHLSIVFLLSSTFLVACGSSSSYQGDILETTASAEVLPTFLNNQQEAVRQIYAAAGKSTELLQWIPCYCGCGESAGHKSNRDCFIRAVNPDGSVVWNSHGAGCGVCLEIAAQSIGLWRDGKRAKDIRAFIEEKYKEGYALPTPTPQPS; from the coding sequence ATGAGGCGTTCAAAAATCCTCCACCTCAGCATTGTTTTTCTTTTGTCATCCACCTTTCTTGTGGCCTGTGGTTCCTCTTCCTCCTATCAGGGCGATATCCTGGAAACTACAGCCTCTGCTGAAGTATTGCCGACCTTTTTAAACAACCAGCAGGAAGCGGTCCGCCAAATCTATGCAGCCGCCGGCAAATCCACCGAACTGTTGCAATGGATCCCATGCTATTGCGGATGTGGGGAAAGCGCGGGGCATAAAAGCAACAGGGACTGCTTCATCCGCGCTGTTAATCCGGACGGGTCGGTGGTTTGGAATAGCCACGGCGCCGGCTGCGGCGTCTGTTTGGAAATCGCAGCTCAGTCCATAGGGCTGTGGAGAGATGGCAAAAGGGCGAAGGACATTCGGGCTTTTATTGAGGAGAAGTACAAAGAAGGGTACGCTCTGCCGACTCCAACCCCTCAGCCTTCCTAA
- a CDS encoding methylenetetrahydrofolate reductase, which translates to MYNVHGLREKLALGKFVTTVELEPPKGADPLPTMEAAKFLRGKVDAVNIADSPMATLRMSPIALAHIVQEDLGLEAIFHLTCRDRNLLGLQSELLGAAALGVRNILTLTGDSPSRGDHPEVKGVFETDSIGLARLAERLNQGYDLTGHELSGPTRFLIGGVANPGAEDLDAEVAKLAAKVEAGVRFVQTQPVFDIETALRFWERTRHLPVHILFGLLPLKSARQARYFNEKVPGVRVGEDVIQKVEEGGRAAGIALCRELYGGLREFAAGAHLFPIGDLRAVYEILDIDTDFRRAAI; encoded by the coding sequence ATGTACAATGTGCACGGTTTACGGGAAAAGTTAGCCCTCGGCAAGTTTGTGACCACGGTGGAGTTGGAGCCGCCCAAGGGGGCGGATCCCTTGCCCACCATGGAAGCGGCCAAATTCCTCCGGGGCAAGGTGGATGCGGTGAATATCGCGGACAGTCCCATGGCCACCCTGCGGATGAGCCCCATCGCCCTGGCTCACATCGTCCAGGAGGATCTGGGCCTTGAAGCGATTTTTCACCTGACCTGTCGGGACCGCAACCTGCTCGGCCTTCAGAGCGAATTGTTGGGTGCGGCGGCCCTGGGGGTGAGGAACATCCTCACCTTGACCGGGGATTCTCCCAGCCGGGGGGATCATCCCGAGGTTAAAGGGGTGTTTGAGACCGATTCCATCGGTTTGGCCCGGCTGGCTGAACGACTGAACCAAGGCTACGACTTGACCGGCCACGAACTGAGCGGCCCGACCCGGTTCTTGATCGGCGGGGTGGCCAATCCCGGGGCGGAAGATTTGGACGCCGAAGTGGCCAAATTGGCGGCCAAGGTGGAAGCCGGGGTTCGCTTCGTCCAGACCCAGCCGGTGTTCGATATCGAGACGGCCTTGCGTTTCTGGGAGCGCACCCGCCACCTGCCGGTCCACATCCTGTTCGGACTTCTGCCGCTCAAGTCCGCCCGCCAAGCCCGCTATTTTAACGAGAAGGTACCCGGGGTGCGGGTGGGGGAAGACGTGATTCAGAAAGTGGAAGAAGGCGGCCGGGCTGCGGGGATCGCCCTCTGCCGGGAGTTGTACGGGGGACTGAGGGAGTTCGCGGCCGGCGCCCATCTCTTTCCCATCGGGGACCTGCGGGCGGTGTACGAGATCCTGGATATCGACACCGATTTTCGCCGGGCTGCGATTTAA
- the trpS gene encoding tryptophan--tRNA ligase, producing the protein MRVFSGMQPSGTPTLGNYLGALRHFVDIQDEAESFYCVVDLHAVTVPQEPAALHRQTRQLSALYLAAGIDPRRSVLFLQSHVPAHSQLGWLMECLVHYGELGRMTQFKEKSEGKEGVSAGLFTYPALMAADILLYQATHVPVGEDQKQHLELTRDLAERFNKRYGDTFVIPEPMIPKVGSRIMSLDDPTKKMSKSSANPGSYISLLDSPDDIRKKIRRAVTDSEAEVRFDPQRKPAVSNLLTIYSSCTDKTIPELEKQYSGVGYGPFKQDLAEAVVARLEPLQERYRELVDSEELDRILAEGAAKAKAVAEPNLHLVFERMGFLLPR; encoded by the coding sequence ATGCGCGTATTTTCCGGGATGCAGCCCAGCGGCACGCCCACCCTGGGCAATTACCTCGGCGCCCTGCGCCATTTTGTCGACATCCAAGATGAAGCCGAAAGTTTTTACTGCGTGGTGGACCTCCATGCCGTTACGGTCCCCCAGGAACCTGCCGCATTGCACCGGCAGACGAGACAACTCAGCGCTCTGTATCTGGCGGCGGGGATCGATCCTCGTCGGTCGGTCCTTTTCCTTCAATCCCACGTCCCCGCCCACTCCCAGTTGGGGTGGCTGATGGAGTGCCTGGTGCATTACGGTGAGCTCGGGCGCATGACCCAGTTCAAAGAGAAATCTGAGGGCAAGGAAGGCGTGAGCGCCGGCCTGTTTACATATCCTGCCCTTATGGCGGCGGACATTTTGTTGTATCAGGCCACCCATGTCCCGGTGGGGGAAGACCAAAAACAACACCTGGAGTTGACCCGGGATCTGGCCGAGCGGTTCAACAAGCGGTACGGGGATACGTTTGTCATCCCGGAGCCCATGATCCCCAAAGTGGGAAGTCGGATCATGTCCCTGGACGACCCGACGAAAAAGATGAGCAAAAGCAGCGCCAACCCCGGGAGCTACATTTCCCTGCTGGACAGCCCCGACGACATCCGGAAAAAGATCCGCCGGGCGGTGACCGACTCCGAGGCGGAGGTGCGCTTCGATCCCCAGCGGAAACCGGCCGTAAGCAACTTGCTCACCATTTATTCATCATGCACGGACAAAACGATCCCCGAACTGGAGAAACAGTATTCCGGGGTGGGATATGGACCTTTTAAGCAAGATCTGGCCGAAGCGGTGGTGGCCCGGCTGGAGCCGCTGCAAGAGCGGTATAGAGAGCTGGTCGACAGTGAGGAGCTGGACCGCATTCTCGCCGAGGGGGCGGCCAAAGCCAAGGCTGTGGCGGAACCGAATCTGCACCTGGTCTTCGAACGGATGGGATTTCTGTTGCCCCGTTGA
- a CDS encoding radical SAM protein — MAEVHVEKKTAGRMLQPATGYLTGFTHSLNPYIGCAFGRPVDNLGRDTVGCPYCYVRRLPVALLHPKPWGTWVTVKEGAPERLRRELRRSRVRGETLRIFLGSSTDPYQPVEGRWKITRELLRVIAEEGGVDQLVVQTRSPMVLRDVDLLRALGKKVRVSLTVETDDEKVRRLLTPTSPPVSGRLRALARLRRAGVPTQAAVSPVLPMNPYRLARLLAEAADRVVLDTFHLGDGSGGKRSRLLGMPRRLEAAGYEGWFDPDLHLRLIPIFVGILGPGRVGLGAAGFAGMNLTSPPHPRGE, encoded by the coding sequence TTGGCCGAGGTTCATGTGGAGAAAAAGACGGCCGGGCGGATGTTGCAACCGGCCACGGGGTATCTGACAGGATTCACCCATTCGTTGAACCCGTACATCGGGTGCGCCTTTGGCCGACCGGTGGACAACCTCGGCCGGGACACCGTCGGTTGCCCCTACTGTTACGTGCGGCGCCTGCCGGTGGCTTTACTCCATCCAAAACCCTGGGGGACCTGGGTGACGGTCAAAGAGGGTGCCCCGGAACGCCTTCGCCGGGAGCTGCGGCGCAGCCGGGTTCGGGGAGAGACACTCAGAATCTTCCTGGGCTCCTCCACAGACCCCTATCAGCCAGTGGAAGGGCGATGGAAGATCACCCGGGAGCTGCTTCGGGTGATCGCGGAAGAAGGAGGCGTCGACCAACTGGTGGTTCAAACCCGTTCCCCCATGGTCCTCCGGGATGTGGATCTCCTGCGAGCCCTGGGCAAAAAAGTGCGGGTCAGTCTCACCGTGGAGACCGATGACGAGAAGGTCCGCCGCCTGCTCACCCCGACCTCGCCGCCGGTCTCCGGTCGCCTTCGGGCCTTGGCGCGATTGCGGAGGGCCGGCGTGCCCACTCAAGCGGCGGTGTCCCCGGTTTTGCCCATGAACCCGTACAGGCTGGCCCGGCTGCTGGCCGAGGCGGCGGACCGGGTAGTCCTGGATACCTTTCACCTGGGAGACGGATCCGGTGGAAAGCGGAGCCGGTTGCTGGGCATGCCCCGGCGGCTTGAAGCGGCCGGTTATGAGGGGTGGTTTGACCCGGATCTTCATCTGCGCCTGATCCCGATCTTCGTAGGCATTCTCGGCCCCGGACGGGTTGGACTGGGAGCTGCAGGATTTGCTGGAATGAACCTCACGTCACCACCGCACCCTAGGGGGGAGTGA